Below is a window of Planctomycetes bacterium MalM25 DNA.
GCGGTCGGTGAAGGCGATCTCCAAGCGATCGTCCGGGCGGCGGCGGACACGTGGGAGTCGCTCATCGGGGACGATCACACCCTGGTGCTGCATTACGGCTGGTACCCCACCACCGGCTTCAGCAACTCGGCCTTCCACGTGGCGGGCGCTTTTGGCGGTGTGCCGCTGAGGCAATTCACGGGCTCGCTCGCCTTTAACAGCGACGAAGCCTTCTTCCCGATGTACCTCGACCCCACGCCCGAGTCGAGCGAAGAGTTCCTGCTATCTCGCCGCGACTACGTCGATCTGGGCGCCGGTCAGGTCGAGTCGGCTCGCTGGTACACGGCCACGACTCCCGAAGCCTCGCGACGCAACGACGTCTACACCGCCGCCTTGCACGAGATCGGCCACGCCCTGGGGCTCACGGAGTCCTCGGCCTTCTTGAACGAGACCTTCGACGCCGACATCGATATCCTATCCGGCCCCTTCGCCGGGTCGTCGATCCCCGTCGTGAGCACGCACCTGGAGCAGAACGGCCCGCTGCTGTCCTACCGGGCGAGGAACGTCGGCGAACGCCGAGGGATCACCCAGGTCGATCTCCTCGCGGTCTGCCAGATCAGCTCGTTCGAAGACTGTCGGTACGAGCTGACCTCTCCCGAGGCGGCCGCTGATCTTAACAACGACGGCGTTGTGGACGCGGCTGACTACACCGTGTGGCGCGACGCGGCCGCGTCCGGCGACCCCAACGGGGACGTCAACAGCGACGGCCAGATCAACGACGCCGACTTCGGACAGTGGCGAGACTACTACGGCGTCGGCACCGGCGACGAGGCCTCGGCCGGGTCACTCGGCGTCCCCGAGCCCGCTTCGCTCGTCGGCCTGGGGATCCTGCTCGCGATCGGGCACAGCGCGCCCCGCCGCCCCTGGCACTAGCGCTCGATCCCGTACTGCTCAACCTTGCGGTAGAGAGTCGCCCGCCCGATGCCCAGCAGCTTGGCCGCCTCGGGGACGGCGCCCTTCGTGCGTGCGAGGGCCTCGATGATGAGCTTCTTCTCCCAATCGTCGATGCGGAGGGTCTCCATCGGAGGCGGTGCGGATGCGCCCGCATCACGCAACGCGAGGTCATCCGGCTGCACCTCGGAGCCGACGGCCATGACAACGGCGCTGTCGATGACGTTGCGAAGCTGGCGGACGTTGCCGGGCCAGTGGTAGGCCATCAGCCGGTCGCGAGCCGCCTCGCCGAGCCTCAGTCCGGGTCGGCCGTGCTCGCTCTTGAAGTGATCGAGGAAGAAATCGACCAGCAGGGCGATGTCGTCTCCCCGTTCCCGCAGCGGGGGGAGCCTGAGCTCGAAGACGCTCAACCGGTAGTACAGATCCTCGCGGAATTTGCCGTCACGCACGTAGTCTTGCAGGTCCTGATTCGTCGCCGCCAGGACCCGCACATCGACCGAGACCGGCTCGGTAGCTCCCACCGGCAAGAACGGATGCCCCTCCAGCACGCGGAGCAGCTTGGCCTGCCCCGCGGGCGTCATTTCGCCCACCTCATCGAGGAACAGCGTCCCCATATCGGCCTGCTGGAAGAAGCCGATGTGGTCGCGATCGGCGCCCGTGAAGGAACCCGACTTGTGTCCGAAGAGCTGACTCTCCATCAGGTCGGCGGGGATCGCCGCGCAGTTCACCGAGACCATCGGCCGATCGACCCGGGAGCTCGCCCGGTGGATCGCCCGAGCGACCAGCTCCTTGCCCGCACCGCTCTCGCCGCGGATGAGCACCGAGCCCCTCGCTGTGGCCACGCGGGAGATCTTCTCCTTGAGCGCCAGCATCGGCTCGCTCTCGCCGATCAAACCGTCGTACCCCGGCGCCGCGGCGACCAGTCGGTCGAAGCTCGTGCGCAGGGTGTTCAGTTCCACAGCGCGAGACAGCGACAGCGCGAGCAGGTTGGCGACCGAGATCAAGAAGTCAAAGTCAGACTGGCGGAAGCGTCCGTCTTCGAGGTACGCGTTCAGCGCGCCGAGGGGCTTGGCCTCGCTCGACTTGGCGACACCCGGCTGCAGCAGCGGCGCACAGATCGCATCGGCAAACGTGCCGAGCTGGATCGCGCCGGAAGGCCCGACGCTCGGCGCCTCTTGGTTCGCGACCCACACCGCGTTGCCCGCCCGCGTCACCAACTCGGTCAACGAGGGGCTCAGCTCCAAGCGATCCGCGGCCTCCGACGGCGAGGCGAGCTTGGCGCGCAGCTCACCATCGTCGCTGGGCGAGAGGAACCCGACGATCGACGCCCCGGTGCGTGCCTTGAGCAAATCGAGCGCCGTCTGAACCAGGAAGTCGGGGTCACTCGACCCGATCAGTTTGATGCACAGCTGGTAGAGGAGCATCAGCTCCTTCACCTGCTCGGTGTTGGGCAGGCCGTCGAGAGAGGCTTCGTCGATCCCCCCCTCGATGACCGGGGCCTCGTGAACGATCGTCTGGTGCGACGCGGGCGCGAGTCCGTCGTAGGTCTTGTCTTCGGCGGTCGGGGGTTCCTCCGACTCGTGGAACTCCATCTCAGTCGAGCCGATGCGGATCTGGTGCCCGTCGCCGAGTGCGGCCTCCTGGACCTTCTGTCCATTCACGTAAGTCCCGTTGCGGCTCTCGTTATCCTCGATGAGCCAGCGACCTTCATTGGCGACGATGCGGGCGTGGACCCGCGAGCAGATCGGGTCGGGCAAGGCGACCTGGCACGCCCCGCCCCGCCCCATCAGCGTCTCGCCACGCGGCGGCAGCGGAAAACGTGTCCCCGTCCGGGGACCGCTCAGTACGGTCAGGTAGGCGTGCAAAGCGGGTTGCGGAGGGTCACGGAATGTGGGTTGGAGAACCTCAGTAGCCTATCCCACCCCTCCCTCCGCGTCAGCTGAATGGAAGCCCTCCGCCGCCGCCTGCGGACGCCACTGCGGCCCGCCGAGCCGGGCAATCGGCCCACCTTGGCTAACCCGGCCCGCCTTGGTAGGCTGTGGGGCTCACGGGCTGTAGCTCAGCTTGGCTAGAGCGCTGCGTTCGGGACGCAGAGGTCGCAGGTTCAAATCCTGTCAGCCCGACTTGTTTTCAGATTGAGGCCGTTTGGCGAGCACGTCGAACGGCTTTCTCCATTTTGGGACAAGACTTACGTCGACGAGTCGGTAGTTCAAACCGACGATTTCGAGCAGCCGGCGTTTGGCCCGGTAATCGGCCGTAAGCCATTGCTCTCGCAACGTTTGCGAAAGTTCAAACGCCTGCACAGCGATCTGACCCGTTTCGGCCCGGCTGCGGTCGCTCGCTTCGAGCTGGGAATTGAGCCGAGCGACGCGATCACGCAGCTCGGTCGCCTTGGCTGCGAACGTCTCTTGCTCGATCTCTTCGAGCAACCGGAGGTTGGGCAGCTGGTCCTGCTGACGACGCACGAGCGTTAGCTGCCGGTTCATCTCCGTGACCCGCTCTCGGCTCTCCTGCTGCTCTCCTGCTGCTCTCCCTGCGTCCGCTCCCGCAGCACGCGAGCGAACCAGTGGCGGACCTTCTCATCCTCGATCCGCAGCTGGTCGTAGAGCCCGAGCACCTGCTGGTCGAGATCGGACTCGGTGAGACGCGTCCTAGGGTGGCCGGCCGCTGTGTAGCCGGCGCAGCGGTAGTAACGAAAGGTCCTAGTCCCCGACTTGCGCTGTCGGGTGATCGATTCGCCGGTGACGGGCCGGCCGCAGTGCCCGCACTCGATCAGGTTGCCGGCGTAGGTTAGCTCGTGGGCACGGTAGACTTGACCGCCCAGCTGCTGCTGAACCCGATCGAACGTGGTCTGATCGATCAGCGGCTCGTGCACGCCCTGGTACCACTGCCCGCGATACGCGACTTCGCCCCGGTAGGCACGATCCTGCAGCATCGTATGCTGTTTGCTGCGGGTGAACCGCGGTGTCTTGTCGGTGTAGGCCAAGCCCTCGAACTCCAGCTCGTCGATCAGCGAGTCGATCGTGTGGCCGTGGAATGCGTACAGCTCAAACGCCCTGCGGACAACTCGTGCTCGGGTGCTATCGGTCTCGACGAGGCTACGCCCCTCGCGTCGCACGTTGCGATAGCCATACGGAGCCTTGCCGACGAAGAGCCCCGACGCGACGGTTGAGCCCGTCCTTCACATCGAGCGACTGCTGCTCGGTGCAGAACGAGGCCATGTTGGCCAGCGTCCGTCGCATCATCCGGCCGGCAGGTGTGTTCTCCGTCGGCTGGGTGACGTAAACGACCTTGAGATTGTGGTCGGCTTCAAGCCGTTCGAGTTCGACGTAATCGAACAGGTTGCGTGCGGCGCGATCGACCTTGAAAAAGAGAACTGCCGAGAGATCGGCGGCATTCGCCTTGGCGTATTCGAGCAGCTCGCGGAACGTGCGGCGTTCGTCCGGCTTGGTCGCCGTCTCCGCGCTCCGGAACAGCTTGGTGATCGAGCCCTCCTGCTCGGCCGCGTACCGCTGGAGGGCCTCTTCCTGCACTTCGAGCGAGAAACCCTCTCGCTCTTGCTCGCGGCTAGAGACCCTCGCCAACGCCAGGAATCGCTTCTCCATCTTCGCCCCCGAGGTGATCGAACAGACGGCCCACGTCGAGGAGTATCTCGATCGCGTCGCGCTCGGTCTAACGATCGCCGTAGTGCGGCTGCCAGACTCGCAGCGTTGCGGCGATCAGGTTGGGTGTGATCCACGGTGGAAGACCGTCCTGCCGCTTGTTCGGCTCAGGTAACCGCTCGATTCTCCGGTATAGACGCTCTTCCGCGGTTGAAATCTCAGGGAGTAACAGGTCTTGTAGATCGTGTACCAAGGCTCGGTAGTCGGCGTAGTAATCCCCACATCCAGGCCTCGGCATACGGGCCTGGAACCTCGGGGTGGGGGAACCGCCGCAACGCCCAATCGGTTGCGACCTGGGCCGGCTCGGCGGTAGCTGCCGTACGCATCGCGAACACCGCAAACAGTGGTGGATAAGACTTTGCCCAAGGGATCCAAACTCATGGTTCTCACCGACGGCGAGGGGATTCCACTCGCCACGGACGTCGAGTCGGCCAGCCTGGCCGAGGTGAACCTCATCGAGTCGCTGATCGATTCGGCAGCAACCGATCACGTCCCGCCTCGACTGATCTACGATAAAGCGGCCGACAGCGATCCGCTCCGCGAGCGACTCGCCGAGCGTGGCGTCGAGTTGATCTGTCCGCACCGCAAGAACCGCGTCCGCAAGCCGACGCAGGACGGGCGGAAGCTCCGCCGGTAAGCAAGACGGCGATCGAGCCCGCACACCTCATAAACGCACATAAACCTTCCTGGAGTCCATCCACCAGGCGATCATCAACAGCAGGGAACCGACCGCCAGGTTTCCGAGCAGTGGGGCGTAGGCCTCGCCGAACGCGCTGAAACAGGCTTCACCGAGGTGAGTCACCAAGTTTGACATCAGCCAGGCGGCAAGCGTCCAAGTCATAACGTAGACGGCCAAAGGGTTGCGTCCGACGACTTCCGCGGGCCAAGCCCAACGACGCCAGCCGGCCACGTCAATGATTGCGTAGAGGACGCCGAGGATCACGAGGCAGATGCCGCCGCTTGCTAGCGCGAAGCTGGGTGTCCAGAGCTTCTTGACCATCGGGCAGACGCCGATCGAGTCGATCAGCACCCCGATGGCGATCAATACAGCGCCGACGCCCAGCAGCCACCCGAGTGTGAAGGCGGCGCCCCGTTCTCCGCCAGTGCGGAGCCGTTCGCCGGCCAGCAGACCGAGGATCATCGTCGCCAGAGACGGGACGAAGTTCAGTGTGTTGTACCCTTCAGGGTTCGCAGTGAATGGTTCGTTGCGCGGGAAGAGGTTCAGCAGCCATCGGTCGAGCTGATGCCCCGGGCCCGTGTTTTGGTTCCACTGTGACCAGAAGCCTTCGTAGTGCAGCACGGCCGTGTCGGTCGGCGGGTCGGCTGCCGGCCAGATGGCGAACAGGAGCCACACGCCAGCCAACAGCGACACGAAGCCGATCCATTGAATGCGCTTCGGCTGCGTGCCGAACCAAACCAGTGGCAGATAGCCTAGGCCGATCTGGGTCGTGACGTCCTCGAGGGTCCAGTTCGTTCGCTCGGAGTCGAGCGAACGGAGGAAGACGCCCAGCAGGACGAGCGCCAAGGCGCGGAACGCGGCGTGGCGCCAGAGCTGGGCGTCGCTGGCGCCCCGCCGCTTCCGCGAGGCGTACGAGTACGGCACGGCAACGCCCACCATGAACATGAAGGAGGGCTGGATCAGGTCCCACAGCGTGACGCCACGCCACGCCGCGTGCTCGAACTGATCCATCAACGGACGGAGGCCTTCGTGGGCCTCGGCGATCCGCTCTTGCCACCCCCAATGCGGGACGGTGAACGCCAAGAGCAGCATCGTGAGACCGCGGTAGGCGTCGAGCGACGCAAGACGCTGCGGCTTGGCGGCTGGCGCGCTGGTTTCGTGTGGCGACGCCGTCGGTTCTTCGTTCACCGCGGTCCTGTCTCAACGGCCGTGTTGTTGGATCGCCGTGGGCAGATCGGGGTCGACAAGGCCCCGCTCGCCCCGGCCCTCTTCGTCGATCCGGAAGTCGGCCACCTTCTGAATGCGGGCCACGTCGGCGTCCCAGTAGGCGTTCCGCCGGTCTCGGGAGGGGGCCGCATAAGGGCGGACCAGACGGAAGCCAATGTCCTGGGCGTCGTCGTGGGCGAACCACCACGGGCTCTTGGGGACGTTCGGGTCGTACTCGCGCCAGGTCTCGTCGTCCGAAGGACGCCGCACCGCGACACCCGATTCGTCGATCGGTAAGTAGGCGGAGCCCCCCTTCAGCACGCGGGGGAAGAGCTTCGTCGGCCAGCGGACGGGCGGCTCACCGCCCGGCCCGTCGGGATCGGCCAGCGGCCCCGCACCATGGGCGTCGAGCACCCACTCCGAAACGTTGCCGAGGGTGTCGCAGAGGCCCCAGGCGTTCGGTTCCTTCTCGCCAACTGGGTGCGTCAGATAATCCGCGTTGTCTTCATGCCAAGTGTTTGCCTCGGTCGGTGTCGGCGACTCGCCGGCACGGGCGGCCCACTCCCATTCGACTTCGCTCGGCAGCCGATAGAACTCACCGGTCAGAAGGCTCAGCCATTTCGTGTACTGCTTCGCGGCGTACTGGGTCATCGACACCGCCGGTAGGTCGGGCTCCTCGCCCGAGTCGTACGTGAAGGTGGTGTCATACAACTTTGATGGCGCCGTGATCGCATCAACGCGGTTCTTGCTGGTCACCTGTCGCACGCCCGCGTCATCGAAGCGTTCGAAGACCGCGCAGAGGTTCATGTACTGCCAATATTCGGCCCACGTCACCTCGGTGCGGCCGATCCAGTACGGCGCAAGGATCACTTCGGACACCTCGCCCGTCTCGGGATCCGTAACCATGACCTGGCCACCGGGGATCGGCTCCATGCGGAACGTCACCTCGGCGCCGGGGATTGTCACCTCGTGCGGCACGAGGTAGACGCCCGCCACCTCGACGTAGCGGCCCTCGGAGGGCTTCACGCGAGAGACGCCAAGCTCAGCCCAAGCCACGCCCGGCAGGGTGAGCGTCGCGAGGAGCAGTGCGGTGCGAGCGGTCATGCGGTCGCCTCGACGCCCGGTACGGCCACTGGGGGCTCGGGCAAGTCGGTCCAGCCGTACTTTTCGGGACCGAGCCGTTCGACGCTGCTGACCGCCTCGTCCCAGCCGAGCGTCTTGCCGCCGTAGGCGGCCATCCGGCCCATGTGGGCGATCCGGGTGCTGTTGACCATGTAGTGGCCGTTGTTGATCGGCTGGCCGTCTCGGATCGATTTGAAGAACTCAATGTGCTCGTTGAGGTACATGCTCGGTTTCTGCCCGTCGTAGCGCCACTCCGAACCGTTGTTCGGCTGGACCCTGTGGGCCAGGATCTCCGCCTTGCCCTTCGTGCCGTGGACGGTCTCATCGACACGCGTGGTGCAGCCGTCTTGCTGCCGGCAGGTGAAGAAGACGCTGGGGCCCGCTTCGTACTCGTAGAAGACCGTAAAGTGATCGTAAACGTTGCCGTATTTGGCGTCGGTCCGTTGCTGCCGTCCGCCCATCGCCATCGCTTTGACAGGGCTGGCGTCGCCCATGAGCCAGGCGGTCTTGTCGAGTGAGTGGATCGCTTGCTCCGCGATGATGTCGCCCGAGAGCCAGGTGTAGTACAGCCAGTTGCGGAGCTGGTACTCCATGCGGCTCCATCCGGGCTTGTCGCCTCGGTGCCAGAGGGTGCCCGAGTTGTAATTCGACTCGATGGCGATGAGGTCGCCAATGGCGCCCTCTTGGATGCGCCGCATCGTCTCGCGAACGCCCAGGTCATAACGCCAGCAGAGCCCCGAGACGATCGAAAGGCCTTTTTGAGCCGCGATCTCACACGTCGACGCGACGCTCTCGGCGCCGGGCATGTCGACCGAGATCGGTTTCTCAACGAAGACATGCTTGCCCTTCTCGACCGCGTAGGCCAGATGCTCCGGGCGAAAGTGAGGCGGCGTAGCGAGCAAGATCACGTCGACATCGGCGTCAATCACCTTCTTGAACGCGTCGAACCCGCTGAACGTATGATCGGCGTCGACCGTGACACGATCGGCGACTGATTCGTCGAACTCGATGGCCGCCAAGCCCGACGCCGCGCGGTCGGCGAACGCGTCCCCCACGGCGACCAGCTTGGTGTTCTTGTCGGCGGAGAGGGCGTCGATCGCGGCGCCGCGGCCCCGGCCGCCACACCCCACGAGCCCGACCCGGAGCGTCTCGTCGACGCCCGTGTGGGCGCCGTACGCGAGCGGGCTCGCCGAAAGGACCGCTACGGTGGACCCCACCGCCGCCGACTGTTGCAGGAACCCTCTTCGGGTCGAGTTTTGCGTCTGTTCCGCCATCTATCCGTGCCCTTGTTGGGTGGGAATGGTACTCAAGCTCGCAAGGCCGTGGTCATGCGGCGATGAATCTCAGCGAGCCGTTCACGCCCGCCACCTTCGACCTCCGCCGTGCACCAGCCGCTGAAGCCGATCGCGGCCAACGCGTCCCGGACGGCCGGCCAGTTCACATCGCCCTCGCCGATCTTGCAGAAGCCGGCCGTGACGCCCCAGTCCTTGATGTCGAGCTTGACGATCCGCGAGCCGAGCACGCGGATCCAGTTCTCGCTCGGCGAGAACTTCTGGGAGTTGCCGATGTCGTAATACGATCCGACCCACGGGCTGTCGATCTCGTCGAGGTAATCGCGCAGCTGTTCGGGGCTTTCGCAGAAGCCGTTCCAAACGTTCTCGATCAGCACCCGGACGCCTAGCGAGGCCGCGAGCGGCAGTGCTTGGCGTATCTCGCCGATCGATCGCGACCAGACCTGCTCGTGCGTCGCCTCGCCATTCACAACGCCCGGGACCAGCAGCACCGTGTGCCCCCCCATGGCCGCCGCGTCGTGGATCGCCTGTTCGAGGATCGCGCGGCCCGCGTCGCGGGTCGGTTGGTCGGGCGCCGACAGGCGGACCTGCCAATGCCGGTCGTTGACGACGCCGTGGACCGGCATGCCGGTCGCCGCGCTCGCCGCCCGCAACGCCTGGATCGGCGGGTTGTTCGGGCTGACCAGCTCCATGCCGTCGTAGCCGAGCTCCTTGCAGAGACCGAACTTGTCCGCCGGCGAGCCCTCCTGCTCGATCATCCCCCACTTCACCGCCATCAGGAGGTTGTCGGTGGAGGGCGTGTTCCTCTCGGCGGCCAGGCTTCGTGCCTCAACCGCTGCGAGCGAAGCCCCACCGGCCAACGCGGCCCCGAAACGCCGGCGTGAGATCGAGAGTGATTTCATCGTAAAGCCTCCGGCTGAGTCTTCGCGGAACGCTTATGGCTACAGAGTAGGAGCATCGATACGGCCGCGCCAAGCGCGCCCGGTTCCGGGACCGATACGGCGGGCTGCGCGGTGAACGCGTCACGCCACACCGTGTAATCGGCCGCGTCGACGACGCCATCCCCGTTGCCATCGGCTGCTAGTTCCGCCGAACCGTAGCCAGCAGTCCATACCACGTAGTCGTCGGGATCGACATCGCCATCTCCGTCGTAGTCGCCCGCCAGGGGCGGAGCGGCGACAACGTAGCGGAAGGGGTTGCCAACCGGTCCCGTTGCGCCGGCGTCCGGCAGGAAGTCGGGGCCGCCCACGCCGTTGGTTTGAACCAGGAAGTCGATCGATGCCGGGTCACCGATTCCCGCGAGCGGCAGCGCCCACTCGAGGTCGTCGGTGGTGGAGTCGTCGGCCAACACGTCCTGCAAGAAGTCCCAGGAGAAGGTCTCTTGGGTCGCTCCCTGGAAGGCGAAGAGGCGATCCTCAAGCAGCAGGTAATCCGCGCCCACGGCGAAGAGCCCGCCGTCGCCGATGAAACCGGTGGCTCGGTCGTTGTCGACGTCCAGGTAGACCCGGTGAGTCGAACCGAGGCCGGGCGGCGATTCACCCGTCGCGTCGAGTGTGAGCCGAACAAAGAGTTCATCGGAGTCGTTCGCGAGCGTGACGCTCACGATGTCGAGCGGCGAAATCGTGTCGTCGGTCGCGTCGGCGCCGTACGGCATGATCGCGGCCCAATCCGACCTCGCCCCGTCTACCACGATCACGCCGTCCACGACAGGATTGCTGAGCGTCTCGAGCGGGCCGACAACGCGGTTGTTGACCTCCGCAACCTTGTTGACGAACGCGTCCCAGTAAGCCGGCAGCCGGTCCCACGGGTTCCCTAACACGTCGTCGGTGAAGTAAACGCCGCCGACGTTCCTTGCAACCGCCGTGTCGACGTAGTCGAGCGCCGTCTGCTCGTCACTCTGTGTGTGCAGCAGGTTCACGAAGGTGTCGCTATCGTAGTTGCTGTTCCACGCCGAGGGGGTGTGGCCGGGGTACTGGTTCCCGAAGGTCTCGAAGACCACCAAGC
It encodes the following:
- the zraR_9 gene encoding Transcriptional regulatory protein ZraR — encoded protein: MGRGGACQVALPDPICSRVHARIVANEGRWLIEDNESRNGTYVNGQKVQEAALGDGHQIRIGSTEMEFHESEEPPTAEDKTYDGLAPASHQTIVHEAPVIEGGIDEASLDGLPNTEQVKELMLLYQLCIKLIGSSDPDFLVQTALDLLKARTGASIVGFLSPSDDGELRAKLASPSEAADRLELSPSLTELVTRAGNAVWVANQEAPSVGPSGAIQLGTFADAICAPLLQPGVAKSSEAKPLGALNAYLEDGRFRQSDFDFLISVANLLALSLSRAVELNTLRTSFDRLVAAAPGYDGLIGESEPMLALKEKISRVATARGSVLIRGESGAGKELVARAIHRASSRVDRPMVSVNCAAIPADLMESQLFGHKSGSFTGADRDHIGFFQQADMGTLFLDEVGEMTPAGQAKLLRVLEGHPFLPVGATEPVSVDVRVLAATNQDLQDYVRDGKFREDLYYRLSVFELRLPPLRERGDDIALLVDFFLDHFKSEHGRPGLRLGEAARDRLMAYHWPGNVRQLRNVIDSAVVMAVGSEVQPDDLALRDAGASAPPPMETLRIDDWEKKLIIEALARTKGAVPEAAKLLGIGRATLYRKVEQYGIER
- a CDS encoding Recombinase, giving the protein MRREGRSLVETDSTRARVVRRAFELYAFHGHTIDSLIDELEFEGLAYTDKTPRFTRSKQHTMLQDRAYRGEVAYRGQWYQGVHEPLIDQTTFDRVQQQLGGQVYRAHELTYAGNLIECGHCGRPVTGESITRQRKSGTRTFRYYRCAGYTAAGHPRTRLTESDLDQQVLGLYDQLRIEDEKVRHWFARVLRERTQGEQQESSRRAESGSRR
- a CDS encoding hypothetical protein (Resolvase, N terminal domain), with translation MEKRFLALARVSSREQEREGFSLEVQEEALQRYAAEQEGSITKLFRSAETATKPDERRTFRELLEYAKANAADLSAVLFFKVDRAARNLFDYVELERLEADHNLKVVYVTQPTENTPAGRMMRRTLANMASFCTEQQSLDVKDGLNRRVGALRRQGSVWLSQRATRGA
- a CDS encoding Transposase DDE domain protein → MVLTDGEGIPLATDVESASLAEVNLIESLIDSAATDHVPPRLIYDKAADSDPLRERLAERGVELICPHRKNRVRKPTQDGRKLRR
- the pkn1_2 gene encoding Serine/threonine-protein kinase pkn1, coding for MTARTALLLATLTLPGVAWAELGVSRVKPSEGRYVEVAGVYLVPHEVTIPGAEVTFRMEPIPGGQVMVTDPETGEVSEVILAPYWIGRTEVTWAEYWQYMNLCAVFERFDDAGVRQVTSKNRVDAITAPSKLYDTTFTYDSGEEPDLPAVSMTQYAAKQYTKWLSLLTGEFYRLPSEVEWEWAARAGESPTPTEANTWHEDNADYLTHPVGEKEPNAWGLCDTLGNVSEWVLDAHGAGPLADPDGPGGEPPVRWPTKLFPRVLKGGSAYLPIDESGVAVRRPSDDETWREYDPNVPKSPWWFAHDDAQDIGFRLVRPYAAPSRDRRNAYWDADVARIQKVADFRIDEEGRGERGLVDPDLPTAIQQHGR
- a CDS encoding Glycosyl hydrolase family 109 protein 1 precursor, with the protein product MAEQTQNSTRRGFLQQSAAVGSTVAVLSASPLAYGAHTGVDETLRVGLVGCGGRGRGAAIDALSADKNTKLVAVGDAFADRAASGLAAIEFDESVADRVTVDADHTFSGFDAFKKVIDADVDVILLATPPHFRPEHLAYAVEKGKHVFVEKPISVDMPGAESVASTCEIAAQKGLSIVSGLCWRYDLGVRETMRRIQEGAIGDLIAIESNYNSGTLWHRGDKPGWSRMEYQLRNWLYYTWLSGDIIAEQAIHSLDKTAWLMGDASPVKAMAMGGRQQRTDAKYGNVYDHFTVFYEYEAGPSVFFTCRQQDGCTTRVDETVHGTKGKAEILAHRVQPNNGSEWRYDGQKPSMYLNEHIEFFKSIRDGQPINNGHYMVNSTRIAHMGRMAAYGGKTLGWDEAVSSVERLGPEKYGWTDLPEPPVAVPGVEATA
- a CDS encoding fructoselysine 3-epimerase; this encodes MKSLSISRRRFGAALAGGASLAAVEARSLAAERNTPSTDNLLMAVKWGMIEQEGSPADKFGLCKELGYDGMELVSPNNPPIQALRAASAATGMPVHGVVNDRHWQVRLSAPDQPTRDAGRAILEQAIHDAAAMGGHTVLLVPGVVNGEATHEQVWSRSIGEIRQALPLAASLGVRVLIENVWNGFCESPEQLRDYLDEIDSPWVGSYYDIGNSQKFSPSENWIRVLGSRIVKLDIKDWGVTAGFCKIGEGDVNWPAVRDALAAIGFSGWCTAEVEGGGRERLAEIHRRMTTALRA
- a CDS encoding Spherulation-specific family 4, with the protein product MDPPRGGVIARLLTRLVALVAAVASADGAVAVDIVVPAYFFPSSSGSDWDRLDLAAAQVPITAIMNPNSGPGTGVISNYTDVVGSLRQAGGTVIGYVASGFGNRPLNDVLADIDAYAAWYDIDGIFIDEMSNSGASSTLDFYQAIYDHTKSVDAEWQLMGNPGTNTNEAYLTRPTADRLVVFETFGNQYPGHTPSAWNSNYDSDTFVNLLHTQSDEQTALDYVDTAVARNVGGVYFTDDVLGNPWDRLPAYWDAFVNKVAEVNNRVVGPLETLSNPVVDGVIVVDGARSDWAAIMPYGADATDDTISPLDIVSVTLANDSDELFVRLTLDATGESPPGLGSTHRVYLDVDNDRATGFIGDGGLFAVGADYLLLEDRLFAFQGATQETFSWDFLQDVLADDSTTDDLEWALPLAGIGDPASIDFLVQTNGVGGPDFLPDAGATGPVGNPFRYVVAAPPLAGDYDGDGDVDPDDYVVWTAGYGSAELAADGNGDGVVDAADYTVWRDAFTAQPAVSVPEPGALGAAVSMLLLCSHKRSAKTQPEALR